The window ATCTTTCTAATCGGCGACTTTTCCGCCATGATCGGTGACCCCACGGGACAATCTGAAACGCGCCCTCCGCTCTCGCGCGAGCAAGTGGACGCCAACGCAAAAACGTATCTCGCGCAGGTCTACAAGATTCTCGACCCGGAAAAAACCGAAGTCCGCTACAACAGCGAGTGGCTCGGCAAGATGTCAAGTTACGACGTGGTGCGCCTTTGCGGGCACTATCGCCTGGCGCGGATGCTCGAACGCGAGGATTTCCGCTCCCGCCTCGAGAAAAACCTGCCGATTTCCGTTCACGAGTTGCTTTATCCGTTGCTCACCGCGTGCGATGCCGTCGAGCTCAAATCCGACGTCGAGCTGGGCGCCACCGAGCAGAAGTTCAACATTCTGGTGCACCGCGAAATCCAGCGCGAGTACGGTTTATCCCCGCAGGTTGTGTTCACCATGCCCATTCTCGTCGGCCTCGACGGCGCGAAAAAAATGTCGAAGAGCCTCGGCAATTACGTCGGCATCACCGAAGCGCCGAAAGACATGTTTGGCAAACTCATGTCCATCTCCGATGATTTGATGTGGTCTTACTACGAACTGCTCACTGATTTTGAAGAGCGCGTCATCGTGCGCCTGAAGGAAGAAGTCCGCACCGGCGTCCTCCATCCCATGGACGCCAAAATGCAGCTTGCCCACACCATCATCGCCACTTTTCACGGCGAAGCTGCCGCTCGCGCGGCCAAGGATGAATTTCAACGCGTCTTCCGCGACCGCCAAGCGCCCGAAGAAGTCCCTGAATATCGAATCCAACGCCTTATGGCGGACTCGGTCCGAGTCAGCACCGGAAGCGGTGTCGCAACGGTTTGGACGCTCTTCATACCGGCCACCGGCCGCGAAAAATGGACTAAGCTTCTTGTCATGCTAGAAGTTCTAAATTCGATCGCAGAGGCGGACCGCCTGATTAAGCAGGGAGGCTTCGAAATCGACGGCAAGCGCGTCGACGACGTAAGAAAGGAAATCGACTTCTCGCTGCCCGCCTCGTTTCTCCTCCGCGCCGGAAAAAAGAAATTCCTCCGCCTCATCGTCGAATAGCCGGTTCTGTAGCTCAGGTCCCGTCCCGACGTTTTCAGTCGGGACTGACCTGAGGCATTTCATTCCGGGAGCAATAAAATCATTTCGGCGCGTTCGCGCCCAACAGCAGATTCCCCTCCTCATTTACGCGTCCCCGAATCGAAACCATCGGTTCCCGCCAAGCGGCCGTCGACTGTGCCCGGAATCAGCGGTGTGCCGGCGTTCAACCCAATCGAACCATTTCGATGATCGGCGATGGTGATGTTGTTGGCCGTCAACGTGCGCCCTAAAGCTTGATTGAGATTCGCGAGCGCGATTTCATAGTTTGCCTTTGCCTGTAGTTCACTCAGCTTCGAGCCGTTCAGGACCAAAACGTATTGAACAATCTGGAATGTGTTCGAATTCCCAAAATTGAACTTCTTCACCTCGTAGTCGTACGATTGTTGCGCCAGTTCCGTTGCCTTTGTTGCTTGTTCCACCTGCGCTGCGTCTAGTTTGACTGCTGTCAGCGCCTCGCTCACGTTCGAGAAGATTGTGCTCCTTTGCCGCTGGTAGGAAAGTTTATCTCTGCGTTCAATCAACTGATCCTGGGCATTCGCGGCCTGAGCAGAACGATTGCGCAACGGAAGGTTCAGATTCAAGCTTGCAGCATATTCAGGCGACCGGTTTTGAAAGATCTGGGAGTAAGCGCTGCCAATGCCTCCGGGGATCGTGGCCCCGACGCTGCCGTTGGCCACTCCTATGAAGATGGGGATGCCATTGGAAGTCACCGGATTTCCATTCTGATCGACGACGGGTTCTGTAAGCGCCGGCGAAAATGTCCCGTTGGGAACGAAAGCCCCCGCTGTGTTCCCACTCAAACCCACACTGACGTACTCCGCCGATAATGTGAGCGTTGGCAAGAGCGAGTTCTTTGTTGCCCGGACGTCATACCGATCATTGCGCAGCGTAAGCTGGTCGACTTGCAGCTCTGGCCGGTTCGCCCACGCCTCCTTGACCGCCTCGTCCAGCGTGACATCGGAGACCTGAGGTGTTACTTCGAGCGGCGTTGTCGGTACTATTTCTACACCCTTGAGCTTCGGGTCCGACGGGTCCTTCGTGATGAGGTTGCGGACGACGTCTTCTTGCACACTCTCATTGGCTTGCGCGCCGATCAAAATCTGATTGCCTTGAGCAATGAACGTCTCCGCGAAGACAACGTCGCTGGGACTCGCGGTGCCAATCTTAAGCCGGCGCTGATCATCGTCGTAAAGCCGCTGGTAACCCGCCAGCGTTTGCTTGGCGGCTTCGACGGCCTGCCGGTCAAAGACCAGAAGCCAGTATTGTGTCTGGACCTGGGTGATCTCGGTGATCACCGTCTCTTCGAACTGGAGCTGCCCGATCTTG of the Candidatus Angelobacter sp. genome contains:
- the tyrS gene encoding tyrosine--tRNA ligase, whose product is IFLIGDFSAMIGDPTGQSETRPPLSREQVDANAKTYLAQVYKILDPEKTEVRYNSEWLGKMSSYDVVRLCGHYRLARMLEREDFRSRLEKNLPISVHELLYPLLTACDAVELKSDVELGATEQKFNILVHREIQREYGLSPQVVFTMPILVGLDGAKKMSKSLGNYVGITEAPKDMFGKLMSISDDLMWSYYELLTDFEERVIVRLKEEVRTGVLHPMDAKMQLAHTIIATFHGEAAARAAKDEFQRVFRDRQAPEEVPEYRIQRLMADSVRVSTGSGVATVWTLFIPATGREKWTKLLVMLEVLNSIAEADRLIKQGGFEIDGKRVDDVRKEIDFSLPASFLLRAGKKKFLRLIVE
- a CDS encoding TolC family protein, which encodes YTQEFHSGTVFNVQLNNNRSSSSPSANFFNPALTSALVAQIQQPLLNGWGFLPHTRFILEAKNNTKIGQLQFEETVITEITQVQTQYWLLVFDRQAVEAAKQTLAGYQRLYDDDQRRLKIGTASPSDVVFAETFIAQGNQILIGAQANESVQEDVVRNLITKDPSDPKLKGVEIVPTTPLEVTPQVSDVTLDEAVKEAWANRPELQVDQLTLRNDRYDVRATKNSLLPTLTLSAEYVSVGLSGNTAGAFVPNGTFSPALTEPVVDQNGNPVTSNGIPIFIGVANGSVGATIPGGIGSAYSQIFQNRSPEYAASLNLNLPLRNRSAQAANAQDQLIERRDKLSYQRQRSTIFSNVSEALTAVKLDAAQVEQATKATELAQQSYDYEVKKFNFGNSNTFQIVQYVLVLNGSKLSELQAKANYEIALANLNQALGRTLTANNITIADHRNGSIGLNAGTPLIPGTVDGRLAGTDGFDSGTRK